One part of the Malus sylvestris chromosome 2, drMalSylv7.2, whole genome shotgun sequence genome encodes these proteins:
- the LOC126610100 gene encoding (+)-neomenthol dehydrogenase-like isoform X3 has product MSPILLLSNLSLHGSKKAMQYWIFFTSSVGRILNVSSRLGSLNKLRNPSTKRVLESETLSENDIEGVVSLFLEDVKSGRWKSQGWPEVWTDYAVSKLALNSYTRVLAKRYEGRGLSVNSFCPGFTQTSMTRCKGDHTADDAASAGSRLALLPPEEIPTGKFFLWWEGVEQWVFLFGIKLKNFVGQWRCKPLQSSRAVLATLLHTIKTGLEFVVDAICLVLEVETNSLRVEAGMH; this is encoded by the exons ATGTCTCCGATCCTTCTTCTATCAAATCTTTCACTTCATGGTTCAAAAAAAGCTATGCAGTACTGGATATTCTT CACCTCCTCCGTTGGTCGGATACTTAACGTTAGCTCCAGACTTGGCTCACTAAAT AAGCTAAGAAACCCTAGCACAAAACGAGTTCTAGAAAGTGAAACACTGTCGGAAAATGATATCGAGGGGGTGGTTAGTTTGTTTCTTGAAGACGTCAAGAGCGGCAGATGGAAGAGCCAAGGGTGGCCTGAAGTATGGACCGACTATGCTGTGTCAAAGCTTGCACTCAATTCATACACAAGAGTTTTGGCCAAGCGATATGAGGGGAGGGGTCTGAGTGTGAATAGCTTCTGTCCCGGCTTCACGCAGACATCTATGACTCGTTGTAAGGGTGACCACACAGCTGATGATGCCGCTAGTGCTGGTTCAAGGCTGGCATTGCTTCCTCCTGAGGAGATTCCAACggggaaattttttttgtgg TGGGAAGGGGTCGAGCAATGGGTGTTCTTATTCGGAATTAAGCTGAAGAACTTTGTGGGGCAGTGGCGTTGCAAGCCCCTGCAGTCATCTCGAGCGGTTCTTGCAACTCTACTCCATACCATCAAGACTGGGCTGGAATTCGTGGTGGACGCCATCTGTTTGGTGTTGGAGGTGGAAACAAACTCGCTGCGTGTGGAAGCTGGTATGCATTAG
- the LOC126610100 gene encoding (+)-neomenthol dehydrogenase-like isoform X2, whose protein sequence is MAVDRHRRRWWSEDTVAIVTGANKGIGFAVVKRLAELGVTVILTARDKERGCKAVAALRAQGLHNVTFSCLDVSDPSSIKSFTSWFKKSYAVLDILVNNAAVSFNDINENSVEHAETVMKTNFYGPKLLTDALLPMFHHSTSSVGRILNVSSRLGSLNKLRNPSTKRVLESETLSENDIEGVVSLFLEDVKSGRWKSQGWPEVWTDYAVSKLALNSYTRVLAKRYEGRGLSVNSFCPGFTQTSMTRCKGDHTADDAASAGSRLALLPPEEIPTGKFFLWVSTSSRNVIPSKL, encoded by the exons ATGGCGGTGGATCGACATCGGAGAAGATGGTGGTCGGAGGATACGGTGGCGATAGTGACCGGAGCAAACAAGGGAATAGGGTTTGCAGTTGTGAAGAGGTTGGCGGAGTTGGGAGTGACGGTGATATTAACAGCCAGAGACAAGGAAAGGGGTTGCAAGGCTGTTGCGGCACTCAGAGCTCAAGGTCTTCATAATGTAACCTTCTCTTGCCTTGATGTCTCCGATCCTTCTTCTATCAAATCTTTCACTTCATGGTTCAAAAAAAGCTATGCAGTACTGGATATTCTT GTGAACAATGCAGCTGTGTCTTTTAATGATATCAATGAAAACTCGGTGGAACATGCCGAGACAGTGATGAAAACCAACTTCTACGGACCTAAGTTACTAACTGATGCCCTCTTGCCCATGTTCCATCATAGCACCTCCTCCGTTGGTCGGATACTTAACGTTAGCTCCAGACTTGGCTCACTAAAT AAGCTAAGAAACCCTAGCACAAAACGAGTTCTAGAAAGTGAAACACTGTCGGAAAATGATATCGAGGGGGTGGTTAGTTTGTTTCTTGAAGACGTCAAGAGCGGCAGATGGAAGAGCCAAGGGTGGCCTGAAGTATGGACCGACTATGCTGTGTCAAAGCTTGCACTCAATTCATACACAAGAGTTTTGGCCAAGCGATATGAGGGGAGGGGTCTGAGTGTGAATAGCTTCTGTCCCGGCTTCACGCAGACATCTATGACTCGTTGTAAGGGTGACCACACAGCTGATGATGCCGCTAGTGCTGGTTCAAGGCTGGCATTGCTTCCTCCTGAGGAGATTCCAACggggaaattttttttgtggGTTAGTACTAGTAGTCGTAATGTCATACCCTCTAAATTGTAG
- the LOC126610100 gene encoding (+)-neomenthol dehydrogenase-like isoform X4, producing the protein MESKEATFSCHSPSLSPTPTTRRWWSEDTVAIVTGANKGIGFAVVKRLAELGVTVILTARDKERGCKAVAALRAQGLHNVTFSCLDVSDPSSIKSFTSWFKKSYAVLDILVNNAAVSFNDINENSVEHAETVMKTNFYGPKLLTDALLPMFHHSTSSVGRILNVSSRLGSLNKLRNPSTKRVLESETLSENDIEGVVSLFLEDVKSGRWKSQGWPEVWTDYAVSKLALNSYTRVLAKRYEGRGLSVNSFCPGFTQTSMTRCKGDHTADDAASAGSRLALLPPEEIPTGKFFLWVSTSSRNVIPSKL; encoded by the exons ATGGAGTCCAAAGAAGCAACTTTCTCTTGTCATTCTCCTTCCCTCTCCCCAACCCCAACCACCAG AAGATGGTGGTCGGAGGATACGGTGGCGATAGTGACCGGAGCAAACAAGGGAATAGGGTTTGCAGTTGTGAAGAGGTTGGCGGAGTTGGGAGTGACGGTGATATTAACAGCCAGAGACAAGGAAAGGGGTTGCAAGGCTGTTGCGGCACTCAGAGCTCAAGGTCTTCATAATGTAACCTTCTCTTGCCTTGATGTCTCCGATCCTTCTTCTATCAAATCTTTCACTTCATGGTTCAAAAAAAGCTATGCAGTACTGGATATTCTT GTGAACAATGCAGCTGTGTCTTTTAATGATATCAATGAAAACTCGGTGGAACATGCCGAGACAGTGATGAAAACCAACTTCTACGGACCTAAGTTACTAACTGATGCCCTCTTGCCCATGTTCCATCATAGCACCTCCTCCGTTGGTCGGATACTTAACGTTAGCTCCAGACTTGGCTCACTAAAT AAGCTAAGAAACCCTAGCACAAAACGAGTTCTAGAAAGTGAAACACTGTCGGAAAATGATATCGAGGGGGTGGTTAGTTTGTTTCTTGAAGACGTCAAGAGCGGCAGATGGAAGAGCCAAGGGTGGCCTGAAGTATGGACCGACTATGCTGTGTCAAAGCTTGCACTCAATTCATACACAAGAGTTTTGGCCAAGCGATATGAGGGGAGGGGTCTGAGTGTGAATAGCTTCTGTCCCGGCTTCACGCAGACATCTATGACTCGTTGTAAGGGTGACCACACAGCTGATGATGCCGCTAGTGCTGGTTCAAGGCTGGCATTGCTTCCTCCTGAGGAGATTCCAACggggaaattttttttgtggGTTAGTACTAGTAGTCGTAATGTCATACCCTCTAAATTGTAG
- the LOC126610100 gene encoding (+)-neomenthol dehydrogenase-like isoform X1, producing the protein MAVDRHRRRWWSEDTVAIVTGANKGIGFAVVKRLAELGVTVILTARDKERGCKAVAALRAQGLHNVTFSCLDVSDPSSIKSFTSWFKKSYAVLDILVNNAAVSFNDINENSVEHAETVMKTNFYGPKLLTDALLPMFHHSTSSVGRILNVSSRLGSLNKLRNPSTKRVLESETLSENDIEGVVSLFLEDVKSGRWKSQGWPEVWTDYAVSKLALNSYTRVLAKRYEGRGLSVNSFCPGFTQTSMTRCKGDHTADDAASAGSRLALLPPEEIPTGKFFLWWEGVEQWVFLFGIKLKNFVGQWRCKPLQSSRAVLATLLHTIKTGLEFVVDAICLVLEVETNSLRVEAGMH; encoded by the exons ATGGCGGTGGATCGACATCGGAGAAGATGGTGGTCGGAGGATACGGTGGCGATAGTGACCGGAGCAAACAAGGGAATAGGGTTTGCAGTTGTGAAGAGGTTGGCGGAGTTGGGAGTGACGGTGATATTAACAGCCAGAGACAAGGAAAGGGGTTGCAAGGCTGTTGCGGCACTCAGAGCTCAAGGTCTTCATAATGTAACCTTCTCTTGCCTTGATGTCTCCGATCCTTCTTCTATCAAATCTTTCACTTCATGGTTCAAAAAAAGCTATGCAGTACTGGATATTCTT GTGAACAATGCAGCTGTGTCTTTTAATGATATCAATGAAAACTCGGTGGAACATGCCGAGACAGTGATGAAAACCAACTTCTACGGACCTAAGTTACTAACTGATGCCCTCTTGCCCATGTTCCATCATAGCACCTCCTCCGTTGGTCGGATACTTAACGTTAGCTCCAGACTTGGCTCACTAAAT AAGCTAAGAAACCCTAGCACAAAACGAGTTCTAGAAAGTGAAACACTGTCGGAAAATGATATCGAGGGGGTGGTTAGTTTGTTTCTTGAAGACGTCAAGAGCGGCAGATGGAAGAGCCAAGGGTGGCCTGAAGTATGGACCGACTATGCTGTGTCAAAGCTTGCACTCAATTCATACACAAGAGTTTTGGCCAAGCGATATGAGGGGAGGGGTCTGAGTGTGAATAGCTTCTGTCCCGGCTTCACGCAGACATCTATGACTCGTTGTAAGGGTGACCACACAGCTGATGATGCCGCTAGTGCTGGTTCAAGGCTGGCATTGCTTCCTCCTGAGGAGATTCCAACggggaaattttttttgtgg TGGGAAGGGGTCGAGCAATGGGTGTTCTTATTCGGAATTAAGCTGAAGAACTTTGTGGGGCAGTGGCGTTGCAAGCCCCTGCAGTCATCTCGAGCGGTTCTTGCAACTCTACTCCATACCATCAAGACTGGGCTGGAATTCGTGGTGGACGCCATCTGTTTGGTGTTGGAGGTGGAAACAAACTCGCTGCGTGTGGAAGCTGGTATGCATTAG